The region GAAAAAGCTTATCATGATTTTTTTCTACCAGCTGTAGAAATTTTAGAGAAACATCAAGTCAACCTCAAGGTCATGAAGGAAATTTGTCCTCAAGAAATCCAATCAACCATTTTGATTGATGATAGTTATCGCTGGGATTTTATCAAAAAGTATAATTTATTTTCTTTTGAAAAAAACTTCATAACGGTGCAACCCACCAGTTATTGGCAGGAAAAACAACAATACGTAAATCAAGCCATTTTACTTCTCAAAGAAGCAATCAAGTACGCTTACATAATCCCAGAAAACATAACGAAAGACCAAAAGAGAATTCTACTTCCTTTACTTTTACAAGAATGCTTTGATGCATTATGCCTTCCTCAAGAAGGAAAGCCTTATTGGTATCAATACATCCTTTACTGGGAAAGTCGCTATTATAACGAAATGAAAAAACAAAATCCTCAAGCTTGGGGATTCCCCTTTGATTTGGATTTGAATTTACTGGAAGTTCTACGAGATGAACCGAATTATAAATTCGCATTAGTAAATTATGTGAATAGATATGTCCCGCATGAAGCCATATTGAAATGTCCCAGTGATGATCCTATATGCAATGCTATCTACTTAGAAGAATATCTTCACTTTTTTGATAAGTTAATTTTTGTTTCTGAACCTTCGGAGTTGGGAACTTACTTTCTCAGTCAAGCAAGACTATACGTCATAAAAGGGAATCAAACTCAACAAAAAGAATACTGGCAATTGGCTTTAGATCGATACAAAGGAGCAAGTGAGTTTTCTAATACTCAAATTGATGCCTATTTGGAAATGGTCTATGTTTTATTAAATCTCGGGCGAATTGAAGAAGCTCTCCAAAAAACAGAAGAATTTCTTTCCATCAAACCTTCATCTATCTTACAAGAGGACTTTTACAGAAAGGTTTTATATCTCTTATTTTTACAATTGAATCGGTATGAAGAAGCGAGTTGTATTCAAAATCCCCTATATGAAACTCCCTTTTGTAAGAGCCTTCGTAAGAAATATGGACTTCATGATGACAATGAGACTTCATAAAATCAGTTGAATTTGTTTTGATAAAAAAAAAACTGGATACATGGCAAAAGAAAAACCCAAGCGAAAAAAGATCAACAAGATGACCTTAGAAGAAATCGAAGAAGCCATAAAAAAAACCTTAGAGCACATGAAGAATCTCAATAGCAAATACGCACAGCACTTGCTTCAACGTAAAAATGAACTCTTAACTCAAAAGAAGAATTAATTTATCCTTGACTATCGAAATAAAATCCTTTGGGTTCTTTGTCCAGCTCAGTAATAAAGTGTCTTGTAAAGGGAATGGCTAAGTAAATTAGCCTTTTGATTTCTTTTGGTTTTATCAAGGATTTTTGCAGTTCTTCTAAGGAAACCCTTTTTTCTTCGTTTTGTTCTTTGTTTTTTTCTTGGAAGTGCTTGAGGGGATCATTTTGAGGAATTTTTTCTTGATTTTTTAGAATCACATCATGCGGGTCGTGAGGATTAGGATAAGCTCGATGAATATCATTAGGAAAACTTATACCCGCCATCATAAAGATTATCGAAAAAAAGCTTTCTTACTTTAAAAGTTGGGAAAACAAAATTTTTTCTCTATGTCAACAAAAATTTGGTTGTGATTCAGTTTTTGACGTTGAATTAAAGCATTACCATTCCTGTGGATCACAATAATAATGAACAATGATTTTACATTGATTTGGGAAAATGGGTATGATTTCTTGGATTTTTGCTTCATCAAGGCATTTACGCCAAAGGGAATAATAATTGTTTTTTAGTTGATCATACCAGAGCCTTTGGGATTCGATGTATTTCTCTGTTATCCCGAGCCATTTACTGTGAGCGTGGATTTGTGCTTCTTTGACACATTGATTGAGCCGGTGTTCGTAAGGTTCTTTTTGTGAATTTGGGATTCGCCCATACCCAATGATTTGAATAAAATCTTTTCCATAAAAAAAATCATGATGATTAGGAGGTAGGGGACTTTTCGGGGATTGTATTTGACAACTCCAAAAAATGAAAAAAATAAAGAGAAGATGAAGCTTTGGTATCTTTTGGGAGTTTTGGTTATTGGGAACATTTATCCTAAAACTTTTCCTGAACATCTTGCGATCTTCCCTTTTTATGTCCAAAACTCATCAGATAAAATTCTTTCTCCTATGGAATTACCAGTGCTTTTGCAGGATGCAACCATATTCTTAGCAAGACTTCAGTTTCAATATACTTTTCTTTCGTCGGAAAAACTAAATTTGGATTATCCTCAATATCAAGAAGGTTTGACGGAGCTACAGGCTCGTGTGCAGCTTTTAGAGATTTGTGGAAAAAATGAGTTTTCGTATTTTCACGTGGGGGAAGCATATTTTTTAACTTCTGAGAGTGTGCAATTATATCAAGTCATTTTTTCTTGTAAAACCATGCAAAAGCTATATCAAATCAAAACCCAAACAAAGATCGACAAACTCCAATCTACTTTAGCAAACAACCTGAAAAAAATCCTTCCTTTCTTGGTGGAAAATCCTCAATACCAACGATGGTTGTCGAAATTTCAAAAACAAAATCAAATATTTGTTCTTTTAGATAGTTCTGGTTCCATGAGTTCTTTACTTCCCATCCTTCGTTCTTCCCTAAATCCAGAACTCCATCATCTTTATGTTGTTTATAAAAATCAAAATCTAAAGCTAATAAAAGATTTTAGTGAATACATTCCCTCAGAAAGTTTGCATACAGAAGATTTAGTTTTTTCTCTTCGACAAATCCAAAGAGAATTGATACCTTATCAGTCGGAACTCTGGATCTTTTTTGATTCTTTACAAACAGATCGATATTTTCGAGAATTGGGGTTTCTTTTAAAAACAATCACTACGAAAGGGATCAGAGTAAAAATTTTTCAGACCTATAAACTGCCCTTAGAGGTGTGGAGTGAACTAGAAAATTTTCGAAACATAGAAAATGTAGAATTCGTCCCTGTGGTTTATGGAAGGGTTTGTGGGTATGAGAACGGCTTTCGTAGTTTTTTCGTTCGCTATGGGAAAATCTTATCACTTTGTGAAGAAGAATATCAAGTTGAGTATCTAAAAAGTATTTATAACATAAAAGAATGTCCCAGATTGGAAATGTATCTTTACACACCATCTGAGTTAGATTTGGATTGGGTATGTTCGGCTTATGAGAAGAAAAACAAAACCAAGTTGGTATATGCAAGCAGCGTGGTTTCTGATTTGGAAAGACAAATTCACAAAGCTTCCCAACAACTTCGTTCAAATCAAACATACTATAAGGTTTTACTAAAAGATGAAACTAAAGCTTTCTGGATCCGCCTTTCGAATCGACAAATCCTAAACTCTCTTTTGGAATACAAAAATAAAAACCAGAACTTTTATATAGGGTTGTCTTTTTATAAACGAGATTTTGTAGAGAATGTCCCAGATAAAATTTTGATTTTAGACTCAAAAGAAGTGCCTAGATTGTTTTTACGAAGTTTTTTAGAAATGGAAAAAAAGAAATACCTTTCCTCAGATGATATTTATTTTTTCTTTGTGCAAGTATTGGACGTTCGCTATGAATAAAAAAAAAGCCCTAAAAAAGAAAAATGTCAAACAAGCCATTGAAAAACCAAATGTATTATCCCTTCCTTTATCGAATATTCAAAATGAAGCTCTGCCTGTATTAGCAGCTGGACTTGCTCATGAAGTCAAAAATCCGTTGTCAGCAATCCATCTTCATTTACAACTTTTAGAAAATCAAATCCAATTAGTAGAAAATCCTTCCTTGCGGGAAGCAATGCTAAAACGAGTAGAAATCATCAAAAAAGAAATCTTAAGTCTAAACCGCTTATTGCAGGAATTTATAAAAATCATTCGAGCAGAGAAGAGAAATTTTACACTTTTAGAATTGAATGAACTCATACCTTCCATCGTTTCTTTGTTGAAGCCACAGGCTGACAAAGTTCAAGCTTCTATTTATTTTTATCCCGGAAGACTACCAGCTCATTTTGAGATTGATCCCTTATTCGTAAAGCAAATCTTGATTAACCTCATCATCAATTCCATTCAAGCATTTTACACGGATAAAGACGCCACAAAAAAACGAAAAATTGAAATTTCCACTGGGATAGAAAATGAACTTCCATATATTAGGGTAGCAGACAACGGTCCGGGAATTCCGTCGTCTATACAGGGTCGTATTTTTGAGCCATTCTTCACAACAAAACAAGATGGTAGTGGTTTGGGTTTAGCTTTAGTCAAAAAAATGGTGGAAGAGATGGGTGGTGAAATTGATTTTGTTTCCAAGGAAGGAGAAGGAACGGTATTTACGATTTATTTTTATGGAAATTCTATGAAAAATATTGGTCAGAAATTTCCTTATGAAAAAGAAGCTCAAAAAAACCCTACTACTCATTGAAGATAATGAAACCTACCGAGAAGGAATAAAGGAATTTTTACAATCGAAAGGCTTCAAGATTTTAGAGTCGGCAAAAAAATCCGAATCCGTGAATTTGATAGAAAATTTGAACGCTGAAATAGACTTGATTTTGAGTGATTTGAAACTCCCCGATGGGAATGGATTAGAAATCCTCAAGTTCGTTCAAAGCAAAAATTTTGATATTCCTGTAATTTTTATCACAGGACAACCTGATGTGGAAAGCGCAGTTGAGGC is a window of Leptospiraceae bacterium DNA encoding:
- a CDS encoding ATP-binding protein — protein: MNKKKALKKKNVKQAIEKPNVLSLPLSNIQNEALPVLAAGLAHEVKNPLSAIHLHLQLLENQIQLVENPSLREAMLKRVEIIKKEILSLNRLLQEFIKIIRAEKRNFTLLELNELIPSIVSLLKPQADKVQASIYFYPGRLPAHFEIDPLFVKQILINLIINSIQAFYTDKDATKKRKIEISTGIENELPYIRVADNGPGIPSSIQGRIFEPFFTTKQDGSGLGLALVKKMVEEMGGEIDFVSKEGEGTVFTIYFYGNSMKNIGQKFPYEKEAQKNPTTH